Proteins encoded together in one Diabrotica undecimpunctata isolate CICGRU chromosome 3, icDiaUnde3, whole genome shotgun sequence window:
- the beta-Spec gene encoding spectrin beta chain isoform X5 has product MTTDISIVRWDPTLQQEIVEDYEYDGGNSSSRLFERSRIKALADERESVQKKTFQKWVNSHLVRVNARISDLYIDMRDGKNLIKLLEVLSGERLPRPTKGKMRIHCLENVDKALQFLREQRVHLENMGSHDIVDGNPRLSLGLIWTIILRFQIQDITIEETDNQETKSAKDALLLWCQMKTAGYNNVNVRNFTTSWRDGLAFNALIHKHRPDLIHFEKLSKSSPIHNLNNAFNVAEDKLGLTKLLDAEDVFVEQPDEKSIITYVVTYYHYFSKMKQETVQGKRIGKVVGIAMENERMIKEYESLTSDLLAWIEATIVALGDRNFANSLAGVQAQLGQFNNYRIVEKPPKFVEKGNLEILLFTLQSKMRANNQRPYTPKEGKMISDINRAWERLEKSEHERELALREELIRQEKLEQLAARFNRKASMRETWLSENQRLVSQDNFGQELAAVEAAAKKHEAIETDIFAYEERVQAVVSVAGELEAENYHDMERINARKENVLRLWNYLLELLKARRIRLDISLQLQQNFQEMLHILDAMEELKQRLLTDDYGKHLMGVEDLLQKHNLLEADINILGDRVKAVASQSQRFVDIENEEGYRPCDPALVLERVQQLEEAYAQLVRLAVERRTRLEESKKLWQFYWDMADEDNWIKEKEQIVSTSDIGHDLTTVNLLLSKHKILENELSAHESQLEAALGVGEELINGGHFGAEKIQERLNEIRDAWKHLLDLAAYRRKRLEEAVDYHQLFADADDIDIWMLDTLRLVSSEDVGQNEGNAQSLLKKHKDVTEELKNYVSVIDALHQQAEALGPEVANSPEVNKRLASIDNRYKELLELAKLRKQRLLDALSLYKLLSESDGVEQWINEKDRMLQTMIPARDIEDVEIMKHRYDGFEKEMNSNASRVAVVNQLARQLLHVEHPNSEEITARQNHLNQKWAELREKAEAKKEELNSAHGVQTFHIECRETTTWIEDKVRILQTTDSLEMDLTGIMTLQRRLSGMERDLAAIQAKLTALQKEADSIADEHPEEAAVIRERITQIQVIWETLTQMLKERDSKLEEAGDLHRFLRDLDHFQAWLSKTQTDIASEDTPSSLSEAEKLLSQHQAIKEEIDNYTSDYTKMMEYGERITAEPTTQDDPQYMFLRERLKALKDGWDEIHQMWENRQQLLSQSLSLQLLDRDARQAEVILNQQEHTLAKDESPTTLEQAENSLKRHEAFLATMEANDDKINGVVEFSRRLGDEGHFAGDKITKRADNIDERRMANREKAQALLERLRDQLELHQFLRDCDELGEWIQEKHITAQDETYRSAKTVHSKWTRHQAFEAEIGANKERLHNLQKAAEELAKEKPEYASHIQPKIEDMVDQFDVLEQTTKEKGERLFDANREVLIHQTCDDIDSWMNDLEKQIESDDTGADLASVNILMQKQQMIETQMAVKARQVGELEKQTKHLETAAPEKDMEEIKVKKKKVEQRFAQLKEPLIERQRVLEKKKEALQFRRDVEDELLWIAEKMPQALSTEYGNSLFQVHMLEKKNQSLQTEVDNHEPRINTVCNNGQKLIDEGHEDSGEFSRLINELHKAWQELKETIEKRRENLLRNERAQQYLFDANEAESWMSEQELYMMVEDRGKDETSARNCMKKHESLEAAVEAYADTIRSLGETVRALAAEGHPLAEQVAVKQSQLDKLYAGLKDLAGERRAKLDEALQLFLLNRDVGDLEQWIADREVVASSHELGQDYDHVTLLWERFKEFAHDTEAIGSERVAAVNDVADQLIAAGHSDSALIAEWKDGLNEAWQDLLELIETRTQMLAASRELHKFFHDCKDVLSRIVEKQVSMSDELGRDAGAVNALQRKHQNFLQDLQTLQSHVQQIQEESAKLQASYAGDRAKEITNREQEVVAAWAALQIACDQRHGKLSDTGDLFKFFNLVRTLMQWMDEWTRQMNTSEKPRDVSGVELLMNNHQTLKAEIEAREDNFTACISLGKELLSRNHYASSDIKDKLVALTNQRNAVLQRWEERWENLQLILEVYQFARDAAVAEAWLIAQEPYLMSQELGHTIDDVENLIKKHEAFEKSAAAQEERFSALERLTTLETGGGVLKHNTAPLHVDIVCNFCYVPPQCTNPSPIPVRNWSVAYTRETVNSIVRDVDRFYKPFVPCRRNFTFHGVNKYYPECQKKSKQSSFLHKTNRSVVEKRSVRTESCSLESSAAVKRPVFMKSISMYESDYNTYNYTPYNTSDYKSMKYICHDLIMAERYAYYVQNNISLNKHNRDSVNMDIYAMNLSSKVKRRAEKIGMGRDKSYRKSFPLMASKGDTFELREIKRKQEAAQAEERARQEKEEAERLAAIAAAQPKEIETMVTDRPDAGSPAAEERPAGERKRSSVKAASPGEDPSSVGDDEAIEGALVRKHEWENTTTKASNRSWDKVYCVLKGTQLAFYKDAKTAKSTPEQRFKGEPPLALRKAVANVAQDYKKKKYVFRLKLESGGEFLFQSQNDSEMNTWISNINSHADTESAGPSRSHTLPASGQKEDSKRRSFFTLKKT; this is encoded by the exons acgAAAGAGAAAGCGTCCAAAAGAAAACGTTCCAAAAATGGGTGAACTCACACTTGGTCCGAGTGAACGCTCGTATCTCAGACCTCTACATCGACATGAGAGACGGCAAGAACTTAATAAAACTCCTAGAAGTACTGTCCGGAGAACGACTGCCTCGTCCTACGAAAGGAAAAATGCGTATCCACTGCCTAGAAAACGTAGACAAAGCGTTACAGTTCCTAAGAGAACAGCGCGTTCATTTAGAAAATATGGGATCCCACGATATAGTAGACGGAAATCCCCGCCTCTCCTTGGGTCTAATATGGACCATTATCCTTCGCTTCCAAATTCAAGACATCAcaatagaagaaactgataaTCAAGAAACTAAATCTGCTAAGGACGCACTTCTGTTGTGGTGTCAAATGAAGACTGCAGGTTATAATAATGTTAACGTTAGAAACTTTACAACATCTTGGCGTGACGGTCTTGCTTTTAACGCTCTTATTCACAAGCATCGTCCAGATCTTATTCATTTCGAAAAGTTGTCCAAATCTAGCCCCATCCATAACCTCAATAATGCTTTTAATGTAGCTGAAGACAAACTAGGCCTCACAAAATTATTAGATGCTGAAGACGTTTTTGTAGAACAACCAGACGAAAAATCCATAATCACTTACGTAGTTACTTACTATCACTACTTCAGTAAGATGAAGCAAGAGACCGTACAAGGAAAACGTATTGGTAAAGTAGTAGGTATAGCTATGGAGAACGAACGAATGATCAAAGAATACGAATCACTAACAAGCGATTTGCTTGCATGGATCGAAGCAACAATAGTAGCTCTAGGTGATAGAAATTTCGCTAATAGTTTAGCTGGCGTTCAAGCTCAACTAGGCCAATTCAATAACTACCGTATTGTAGAGAAACCACCAAAGTTCGTCGAGAAAGGTAACTTAGAAATTTTGCTCTTTACACTCCAATCAAAAATGAGAGCAAACAATCAACGACCTTACACTCCTAAAGAAGGTAAAATGATATCAGATATCAACAGAGCTTGGGAAAGATTAGAAAAATCCGAACACGAAAGAGAACTGGCGTTGAGAGAAGAACTTATCCGCCAAGAAAAACTTGAACAACTAGCTGCCAGATTTAACCGAAAGGCAAGCATGAGAGAAACTTGGTTAAGCGAAAATCAAAGGCTGGTATCGCAAGATAACTTCGGTCAAGAATTGGCAGCCGTCGAAGCTGCAGCCAAGAAACATGAAGCTATTGAAACTGACATATTTGCATATGAAGAAAGAGTCCAAGCTGTTGTATCAGTAGCTGGAGAATTAGAAGCTGAAAATTACCACGATATGGAAAGAATTAATGCTAGAAAAGAAAACGTTCTTAGACTATGGAATTACTTATTGGAATTGCTTAAAGCACGTAGAATTCGTCTAGATATATCACTTCAATTACAACAGAACTTCCAGGAAATGCTACACATTCTAGATGCCATGGAGGAATTGAAACAACGTCTCCTTACCGACGATTACGGTAAACATTTGATGGGCGTGGAAGACTTACTTCAAAAACACAATCTACTTGAAGCTGACATTAACATTCTCGGCGATAGAGTAAAAGCAGTCGCTAGTCAGTCACAGAGATTCGTCGATATTGAAAACGAAGAAGGATATAGACCATGCGATCCTGCCTTAGTATTAGAACGTGTCCAACAATTAGAAGAAGCTTACGCGCAGTTAGTAAGACTTGCCGTTGAAAGAAGAACCCGCCTTGAAGAAAGTAAGAAATTGTGGCAGTTCTATTGGGATATGGCTGATGAAGATAACTGGATTAAAGAAAAGGAACAAATTGTTTCTACATCAGATATTGGTCATGACCTTACTACAGTCAACCTACTCCTTAGCAAACACAAGATCCTTGAAAATGAACTGTCTGCTCATGAGTCGCAGTTAGAGGCGGCCCTCGGTGTTGGCGAAGAACTCATCAACGGAGGCCACTTTGGTGCAGAAAAGATCCAAGAAAGGCTAAATGAAATCCGTGACGCGTGGAAGCATCTTCTAGATTTAGCAGCTTACCGTAGAAAGCGATTAGAAGAAGCTGTAGATTATCACCAACTGTTCGCTGATGCTGATGATATTGATATTTGGATGTTAGATACCTTACGACTAGTATCTAGTGAAGATGTTGGACAAAATGAAGGTAACGCACAATCTCTGCTCAAGAAACACAAGGATGTTACCGAAGAACTTAAGAACTATGTTAGTGTCATTGACGCCCTACACCAACAAGCAGAAGCTTTGGGACCAGAAGTAGCTAACTCACCAGAAGTCAATAAAAGACTTGCTTCCATCGACAACCGATACAAAGAATTATTAGAATTGGCCAAACTTAGAAAGCAACGCTTGCTTGATGCTCTTTCACTATACAAACTTCTTTCAGAAAGTGATGGAGTTGAGCAATGGATCAATGAAAAGGATCGTATGTTACAGACCATGATTCCTGCTAGAGATATTGAAGATGTTGAAATTATGAAACATCGTTATGACGGTTTCGAGAAAGAAATGAACAGTAATGCTTCCCGCGTAGCTGTAGTCAACCAATTAGCACGTCAATTATTACACGTTGAGCATCCCAATTCAGAAGAAATCACTGCCAGGCAAAATCACCTTAACCAGAAATGGGCCGAATTACGAGAAAAAGCAGAAGCTAAAAAAGAAGAACTTAACTCTGCTCATGGCGTTCAAACTTTCCACATCGAATGCCGCGAAACTACAACTTGGATTGAAGACAAAGTTAGAATACTACAAACAACAGACAGTTTGGAAATGGATCTTACAGGTATTATGACTCTTCAACGTCGTCTCTCAGGAATGGAAAGAGATTTGGCAGCTATTCAAGCTAAACTCACTGCACTTCAAAAAGAAGCTGATAGTATCGCTGATGAACATCCCGAAGAAGCAGCTGTTATTAGGGAACGTATTACTCAAATTCAGGTCATTTGGGAGACATTGACTCAAATGTTGAAAGAAAGAGACTCGAAACTTGAAGAAGCTGGTGATCTTCACAGATTCCTTCGTGATTTGGATCACTTCCAAGCTTGGCTTAGCAAAACTCAAACAGATATCGCTTCTGAAGATACTCCAAGCTCCCTTTCTGAAGCTGAGAAACTACTTTCTCAACACCAAGCTATTAAAGAAGAGATTGACAACTACACATCTGATTACACGAAAATGATGGAGTATGGAGAGAGAATTACAGCAGAGCCAACTACTCAAGACGATCCACAGTATATGTTCTTGAGAGAACGTCTAAAGGCATTGAAAGACGGATGGGACGAAATTCATCAAATGTGGGAGAACAGACAGCAGCTACTTTCTCAATCACTCAGTTTGCAATTACTCGACAGAGATGCCAGACAAGCCGAAGTTATCCTCAACCAACAAGAACACACTTTGGCGAAAGATGAGAGTCCAACAACATTGGAACAAGCTGAGAATTCACTCAAACGCCACGAAGCATTCCTCGCTACCATGGAAGCTAATGATGACAAAATCAATGGCGTTGTAGAATTCTCAAGAAGATTGGGCGATGAAGGGCACTTTGCTGGAGATAAGATCACTAAAAGAGCTGACAATATTGATGAACGTAGAATGGCCAACAGAGAGAAAGCTCAAGCGCTCCTGGAAAGACTTAGAGATCAATTGGAGCTACATCAATTCTTACGAGATTGCGATGAATTGGGCGAATGGATTCAAGAAAAACACATTACAGCTCAAGACGAAACCTACAGATCAGCCAAGACTGTTCACTCGAAATGGACAAGGCATCAAGCTTTCGAAGCCGAGATTGGTGCTAACAAAGAACGCCTCCATAACCTCCAAAAAGCTGCCGAAGAATTGGCTAAAGAAAAACCAGAATATGCTAGTCACATTCAACCAAAGATCGAAGATATGGTAGATCAGTTCGATGTATTGGAGCAAACGACGAAAGAGAAGGGCGAACGCCTCTTTGACGCTAACCGCGAAGTACTTATCCACCAAACTTGCGATGATATCGATTCGTGGATGAACGATCTCGAAAAACAAATCGAAAGCGACGATACTGGTGCCGATTTGGCCTCTGTCAACATTCTCATGCAAAAACAACAG atGATCGAGACCCAAATGGCCGTCAAAGCCCGCCAAGTTGGAGAACTCGAGAAACAAACCAAGCATTTGGAGACTGCTGCTCCCGAAAAAGACATGGAAGAAATCAAagtcaagaagaagaaggtgGAACAACGTTTCGCACAACTCAAAGAACCGCTTATCGAAAGACAGAGGGTGTTGGAAAAGAAGAAGGAAGCTTTACAATTCAGGCGAGACGTCGAGGACGAGCTTTTGTGGATCGCCGAAAAGATGCCGCAGGCTTTGTCTACAGAATACGGAAACAGTCTTTTCCAGGTGCATATGTTAGAGAAAAAGAATCAATCTTTACAGACAGAAGTAGATAATCACGAACCTAGGATCAATACAGTTTGTAATAATGGACAGAAACTAATAGATGAAG gtcATGAAGACTCAGGAGAATTCAGCAGACTAATAAATGAACTTCACAAAGCGTGGCAAGAACTCAAAGAAACCATCGAGAAGCGCAGAGAGAACCTGCTTAGAAACGAAAGAGCCCAACAATACCTGTTCGACGCCAACGAGGCCGAGAGCTGGATGAGCGAACAAGAACTTTACATGATGGTGGAAGACCGAGGCAAAGACGAAACATCGGCGCGTAACTGCATGAAGAAACACGAAAGTCTTGAAGCTGCAGTAGAAGCTTACGCGGATACGATCAGATCTCTTGGAGAAACTGTACGAGCTTTAGCTGCCGAAGGCCACCCACTCGCCGAGCAAGTAGCTGTCAAACAGTCACAGTTAGACAAATTGTATGCCGGCCTCAAGGATTTGGCGGGAGAAAGAAGAGCCAAATTAGACGAAGCATTACAACTATTCTTACTCAACAGAGATGTAGGAGATTTGGAGCAATGGATAGCAGATAGAGAGGTAGTAGCGTCTTCCCACGAATTAGGCCAAGACTATGATCATGTAACTTTGCTTTGGGAACGCTTTAAGGAGTTCGCACATGACACTGAAGCAATAGGAAGCGAGAGAGTCGCGGCCGTTAATGATGTCGCCGATCAGTTAATAGCTGCAGGTCATTCGGATTCTGCATTGATAGCAGAATGGAAGGATGGTTTGAACGAGGCTTGGCAAGACCTACTCGAGTTAATCGAAACTAGGACACAGATGTTGGCTGCATCTAGAGAATTACACAAGTTCTTCCATGATTGCAAGGATGTACTCAGCAGAATAGTGGAAAAACAG GTATCCATGTCTGATGAATTGGGAAGGGATGCGGGAGCTGTCAATGCCCTTCAACGTAAACACCAGAACTTCCTTCAAGACCTACAAACGCTCCAATCGCACGTCCAACAAATTCAGGAAGAATCTGCTAAACTTCAGGCCAGCTATGCCGGTGATAGAGCTAAAGAAATCACCAACAGGGAACAGGAAGTTGTAGCAGCATGGGCAGCCTTGCAGATCGCTTGCGATCAGAGACACGGCAAGTTGAGCGATACTGGTGATCTGTTTAAATTCTTCAACTTGGTACGAACATTAATGCAGTGGATGGATGAATGGACGCGGCAGATGAACACAAGCGAGAAACCGAGAGACGTCAGTGGTGTTGAATTGTTGATGAACAACCATCAAACACTTAAGGCTGAAATCGAAGCCAGAGAAGACAACTTTACGGCTTGTATTTCTTTAGGAAAGGAGTTGTTGAGCCGCAATCACTATGCAAGTTCTGATATTAAGGATAAATTGGTCGCGTTGACGAATCAAAGGAATGCTGTACTGCAGAGGTGGGAAGAAAG ATGGGAAAACTTGCAACTCATCCTCGAAGTATACCAATTCGCCAGAGATGCGGCTGTCGCCGAAGCATGGTTGATCGCACAAGAACCTTATTTAATGAGCCAAGAATTAGGACACACCATTGACGACGTTGAAAACCTGATCAAGAAACACGAAGCATTTGAAAAATCGGCAGCAGCGCAAGAAGAGAGATTCAGTGCTTTGGAAAGACTGACAACG TTAGAAACTGGTGGAGGTGTGTTAAAACATAATACAGCACCGTTGCATGTAGATATTGTTTGCAATTTTTGTTATGTTCCTCCTCAATGTACTAATCCCTCGCCCATTCCTGTACGCAACTGGAGTGTTGCCTACACCCGCGAAACGGTTAATAGCATCGTTAGAGATGTGGATAGGTTTTATAAACCTTTTGTGCCGTGTAGAAGAAATTTCACTTTCCATGGAGTTAATAAGTATTATCCGGAATGTCAAAAGAAATCTAAACAAAGCAGTTTCTTGCATAAGACTAATCGCTCGGTTGTGGAAAAACGTTCAGTTAGGACAGAAAGTTGTAGTTTAGAATCTAGTGCAGCTGTTAAACGTCCAGTATTTATGAAAAGTATATCGATGTACGAAAGTGACTATAATACGTACAACTACACTCCGTACAATACGAGTGATTACAAAAGCATGAAATATATCTGCCATGACTTAATAATGGCCGAAAGATACGCTTACTATGTTCAGAATAACATTTCTTTGAACAAGCATAATAGAGATAGTGTAAATATGGATATATACGCGATGAATTTATCGAGTAAAGTGAAAAGAAGAGCGGAAAAAATAGGAATGGGTAGAGATAAGTCTTATAGGAAATCTTTTCCATTGATGGCATCCAAAGGTGATACG TTCGAATTGAGGGAAATAAAGAGGAAACAAGAAGCTGCCCAGGCCGAAGAACGGGCtagacaagaaaaagaagaagctgAACGATTGGCGGCAATCGCTGCTGCGCAACCTAAAGAAATCGAAACAATGGTCACTGACAGACCAGATGCTGGATCTCCTGCTGCTGAAGAGAGACCAG CCGGAGAAAGAAAACGTTCTTCTGTCAAAGCTGCTTCGCCCGGTGAAG